A window of the Chloroflexus sp. Y-396-1 genome harbors these coding sequences:
- a CDS encoding Card1-like endonuclease domain-containing protein produces the protein MSDKFSDFRTDVLFLLIGTNPLPNYVAARLLIREQGTLVLLHSQATATVAERLKSRLRSERADLSTQLFTVPEADGPAIARKVREAVQQFERSYPRRTIGLNYTGGTKPMAAYSYQALSTMFPAGVFSYLDARTLSMVIDPGGGPVQRIPVERQVTLKLADIVEMHGYQIKRKRTTPLHAAIAAAIAQVHLAPEGLKQWRDWLDTWKGGATLPDSTRFSALTPAIQAFDAACGGKTSAEGVAQALEFQQLKQCGKYFIGGWLEDYTLDALSKTHQQMPLDDYASEIFIQSSNRPDFDLDVAATIGYQLFAISCIATEQKSKAKEHLLEIFTRAGQLGGDEARFAAITFCEDKNVRDLQREVSEAWDAQGKIRVFGRSHIGDLPAHLLRWFREANQEAI, from the coding sequence ATGAGTGACAAGTTTTCCGACTTCCGTACCGATGTGCTGTTTCTGTTGATCGGAACCAATCCGCTGCCAAACTACGTGGCTGCCAGGCTTTTGATCCGTGAGCAAGGCACCCTGGTGCTGCTGCATTCCCAGGCGACCGCAACAGTGGCCGAACGGCTGAAAAGCCGTCTACGCAGCGAACGTGCGGATCTGAGCACTCAGCTTTTTACTGTCCCAGAGGCTGATGGACCGGCGATTGCCCGTAAGGTGAGGGAAGCTGTCCAGCAGTTTGAACGCTCCTATCCGCGTCGAACGATCGGACTGAACTATACGGGCGGCACCAAGCCGATGGCGGCATACAGCTATCAGGCTCTGTCCACCATGTTTCCAGCCGGAGTGTTCAGCTATCTGGATGCGCGCACCCTCAGTATGGTGATTGATCCAGGTGGCGGTCCAGTGCAGCGTATTCCTGTGGAGCGCCAGGTAACGCTCAAGCTGGCTGACATCGTGGAAATGCACGGCTATCAGATCAAACGGAAGCGAACAACGCCGCTCCACGCGGCGATTGCCGCTGCTATCGCTCAAGTTCACCTTGCTCCAGAAGGTCTGAAGCAGTGGCGCGACTGGCTTGATACCTGGAAAGGCGGCGCCACACTACCCGACTCGACCAGGTTTTCAGCGCTGACGCCAGCGATACAGGCTTTCGATGCCGCTTGTGGAGGAAAGACCAGTGCCGAGGGTGTAGCGCAAGCACTGGAGTTCCAGCAATTGAAACAGTGCGGAAAGTACTTTATTGGTGGCTGGCTTGAAGACTATACCCTTGATGCGCTAAGTAAGACCCATCAGCAGATGCCGCTGGACGACTATGCTAGTGAGATCTTCATACAGTCCTCAAATCGCCCAGACTTCGATCTGGACGTAGCGGCGACCATTGGATATCAGCTCTTCGCCATTTCATGTATTGCCACCGAACAGAAATCGAAAGCAAAAGAACATCTGCTTGAGATCTTCACTCGTGCTGGCCAGCTCGGCGGCGACGAGGCCCGCTTTGCCGCCATCACATTCTGCGAAGACAAAAACGTGCGCGACTTGCAACGTGAAGTTTCTGAGGCGTGGGATGCCCAAGGCAAAATCAGAGTGTTCGGTCGCTCCCACATCGGCGACCTTCCTGCTCACCTGCTGAGGTGGTTCCGTGAGGCAAATCAGGAGGCGATATGA
- a CDS encoding CRISPR-associated ring nuclease translates to MLDTLSPAEPSSVLLATLGGQPQVVTFALDALLARGEIIHEVYIVHLALTNERTRRAWQRLQQEFVDDYYAGRRCRLRRFPVGVNGVELTDIRTAADAEAAWQSIRTLIADLKSEGRRLHLCLSGGRRMLALLAMSAAALLCDHQDRIWHMYTPEETLQRVKDGAMMHVAPADGVQLIQAPIVPWGAYFPALRALAQTSMQAVQEQLRRVATIDEAQCRQVWKRLSPRQRDVLRAFAKGMRPDEVAASLCITLNTVNSHKTAILAECRVAWNLPEDTSLDYRFLRERFAGFVERV, encoded by the coding sequence ATGCTAGATACCCTTTCACCAGCAGAGCCATCCTCTGTTCTACTTGCCACCCTCGGTGGCCAACCACAAGTTGTTACCTTTGCTCTAGATGCACTTCTTGCTCGTGGTGAAATAATCCACGAAGTCTACATCGTGCACCTCGCGCTGACCAATGAGCGTACTCGTCGAGCGTGGCAACGGCTGCAACAAGAGTTCGTTGACGACTACTACGCCGGTCGGCGCTGCCGACTGCGTCGGTTTCCAGTCGGCGTAAATGGCGTCGAACTGACCGACATCCGTACCGCTGCTGATGCCGAAGCCGCCTGGCAGAGTATCCGCACCCTAATCGCCGACCTGAAAAGTGAGGGACGACGGCTCCACCTTTGCCTGAGTGGCGGTCGGCGCATGCTGGCGCTCCTGGCAATGTCGGCTGCGGCGTTGCTCTGCGACCATCAGGATCGCATCTGGCACATGTACACGCCGGAAGAGACATTGCAGCGCGTTAAAGACGGCGCAATGATGCACGTAGCGCCAGCCGATGGCGTACAATTAATTCAGGCGCCGATCGTGCCGTGGGGTGCTTACTTTCCGGCACTACGCGCACTAGCACAGACATCGATGCAGGCAGTACAAGAGCAGTTGCGGCGCGTTGCCACCATCGACGAGGCGCAGTGTCGCCAGGTGTGGAAACGGCTCAGCCCGCGCCAGCGCGATGTCCTGCGCGCCTTTGCCAAAGGCATGCGTCCTGACGAAGTTGCCGCGAGTCTATGCATCACGCTCAATACCGTTAATAGCCACAAAACTGCGATTCTGGCCGAATGTCGCGTTGCCTGGAACCTCCCTGAAGATACATCGCTCGACTATCGCTTCCTGCGTGAGCGTTTTGCCGGTTTTGTTGAACGAGTATAG
- a CDS encoding CRISPR-associated protein Csx3, with protein MNPFPAVIIGGPPHSGKSVLTYLLSHLLRERKIEHYVLRACPDGEGDWSQEAAPEQVRLLRQKGAFDQTFVDRVCRDIERRHLPLLIDVGGRPTSDQERILRHCTHAIVLSATAEGLHEWRHRVERYGLIVIAELFSVLNGNDQLEAETPVLRGVISGLERHTAQSGVVTTALANRLERLMRYDSKELKDHIFRQAPYEMVVDLSQLVQQLHPANAKQNYLPEDLPNVLSQIPQNPVSIYGRGPNWLYAALTLHVAPHQVALFDPRLGWVKPLSLPCVSRLKPGIVDWQIRVEPTYTLLTARSTRPYLEYDELAQLEAPTLDPQRGVVISGKIPYWLLTSLVLAYRNHPWLAVVQPQLYPLAGVIVLSRQMQYTPGDRIAVPLD; from the coding sequence ATGAACCCGTTTCCCGCAGTCATAATTGGCGGCCCGCCGCACAGTGGTAAATCGGTTTTAACGTACTTGCTCAGTCACCTTCTGCGCGAACGAAAAATTGAACACTACGTCTTGCGCGCCTGCCCTGACGGAGAAGGTGATTGGAGCCAGGAGGCAGCACCAGAGCAGGTACGTCTGTTACGGCAGAAGGGTGCGTTTGACCAGACATTTGTTGATCGGGTGTGTCGCGATATAGAACGACGCCATTTGCCCCTGCTGATCGATGTTGGTGGACGGCCAACTTCTGATCAGGAGCGGATTCTTCGACACTGTACCCACGCGATTGTGCTCTCGGCAACCGCTGAAGGATTGCACGAATGGCGTCATCGTGTTGAGCGATATGGGTTGATTGTGATTGCGGAATTGTTCTCAGTGCTGAACGGAAATGATCAGCTTGAGGCCGAAACGCCGGTACTGCGCGGGGTGATCAGTGGTCTTGAACGTCATACTGCTCAGAGCGGTGTTGTTACCACAGCACTGGCCAACCGCTTGGAGCGTCTAATGCGCTACGATTCCAAAGAGTTGAAAGATCACATCTTTCGTCAAGCGCCTTACGAAATGGTGGTTGATCTGTCGCAGCTCGTTCAACAGCTTCATCCAGCAAACGCTAAACAAAACTATCTGCCGGAAGACTTACCGAACGTCTTATCGCAGATCCCCCAAAACCCAGTGTCAATATACGGGCGCGGCCCAAACTGGCTGTACGCTGCGCTGACCCTCCACGTTGCCCCGCACCAGGTTGCGCTGTTCGACCCACGATTGGGATGGGTGAAACCTTTGTCTTTACCCTGCGTTTCTCGGCTAAAACCAGGGATCGTGGATTGGCAGATCAGGGTCGAACCGACGTATACCTTGTTAACTGCTCGATCAACACGGCCATATCTTGAATATGATGAGTTGGCTCAGCTAGAGGCGCCGACTCTTGACCCACAAAGGGGTGTAGTGATAAGTGGCAAAATCCCTTACTGGTTGCTTACCAGTCTCGTGCTTGCGTATCGAAACCATCCCTGGCTGGCTGTGGTGCAACCCCAACTTTACCCGCTAGCCGGGGTCATCGTGCTGAGTCGTCAGATGCAGTACACACCCGGCGATAGGATAGCAGTTCCATTAGACTAG
- a CDS encoding glycosyltransferase family 2 protein: MFRPPLTVVIPTYNALRYLPACLSAIQKQLGPNDEIILVDNRSRERAGAWVRAHFPTVRVVELPYNTGFAGGVNAGIAATHTDLILLVNDDALVEPRCIDALWTALHTYPQAGWAAGVLTFSRRPQIVASAGICFHANGIAIDRAIGMTVAQLPSRPHPIFGASGGLALIRRAMLDDVGRFADFFSYLEDADLAWRARLRGWECVLAPAARARHVYSATAGMFSPLKQRLLGRNRIRMLIRCLPTPLLLACLPAILFYDTLAVAYAGLRQQPDTLAGRLMALAEWPQLLHQRRYIQMRRTVPVHELARWIEPPLGPIATWQMQHRLARLVG; this comes from the coding sequence ATGTTCCGTCCACCACTTACAGTCGTTATCCCAACTTACAACGCCTTGCGCTACCTGCCCGCATGTCTAAGTGCCATCCAAAAACAATTAGGGCCAAACGACGAGATTATATTGGTCGACAACCGCTCACGTGAGCGGGCTGGTGCCTGGGTACGTGCGCATTTCCCGACGGTGCGTGTTGTCGAATTGCCGTACAACACCGGCTTTGCTGGTGGGGTGAATGCCGGTATTGCTGCGACGCACACCGATCTCATTCTGCTGGTCAATGATGATGCACTGGTTGAGCCGCGCTGTATCGATGCTCTGTGGACAGCGTTGCATACCTATCCGCAGGCAGGATGGGCGGCAGGCGTGTTGACATTTAGCCGACGACCGCAGATCGTCGCCAGCGCCGGTATTTGCTTTCACGCCAACGGCATTGCAATTGATCGCGCAATAGGGATGACGGTTGCGCAGTTACCATCTCGGCCTCATCCTATCTTTGGCGCCAGCGGTGGTCTGGCGCTGATCCGACGAGCCATGCTCGATGATGTTGGCCGGTTTGCCGATTTCTTCAGCTATTTGGAAGATGCCGATCTGGCCTGGCGTGCCCGTTTGCGTGGGTGGGAGTGCGTATTAGCACCGGCTGCGCGTGCCCGTCACGTCTATTCAGCAACTGCTGGCATGTTCAGTCCGCTCAAGCAACGGTTACTCGGCCGGAACCGTATCCGCATGCTGATCCGTTGTCTGCCAACGCCGTTACTGTTAGCCTGCTTGCCGGCAATCCTGTTCTACGACACACTGGCCGTAGCGTATGCCGGCCTGCGACAACAGCCGGATACGTTGGCGGGTCGGTTGATGGCGCTGGCCGAGTGGCCGCAGTTATTGCACCAGCGACGGTATATCCAGATGCGCCGTACCGTACCGGTACACGAACTGGCGCGCTGGATTGAACCGCCGCTTGGTCCCATCGCGACCTGGCAGATGCAACATCGGTTAGCGCGATTGGTAGGGTGA
- a CDS encoding permease, which yields MINRLLIVTTRESFERLMPTVSLIALVLIVGIALFESVRAWLTGADPQHLFPVFEIPIAQAGKALGKTLTDRMPDWSIPSPFGVIDVKYTAAYIIYEWFKLPIILFLTTYGMTLLRLRISTAWLERTIGRNDLMGAIAGTLMGMVTPVCSCTVTNLYAGLVAGGASQRTSSAFLFASPALNEFAIIFMFVIVGSVGALIYVLAGIIAALATAYLAPFLGLDPSRFIKDHLNRHASCSHVNESLLIRAHREAWSLFKRLFGVVLFSGLLAGILVNFNLTPVAYLKQIGAVWWGPIAATLLGLPLDINAASTGPILVALHQVVPLGTLIAAMMATTVSSIPEWVMLNRLLGRFNAIKSALVCNVCNAARVVPQSAIRPSVRRYEIVREAA from the coding sequence ATGATCAATCGTTTACTGATAGTAACGACACGTGAATCATTCGAGCGCCTGATGCCAACCGTTTCACTGATAGCATTGGTCCTAATCGTCGGTATAGCGCTATTCGAGAGTGTACGTGCATGGCTGACCGGTGCTGATCCCCAACACCTTTTTCCGGTCTTTGAAATACCGATTGCTCAGGCTGGCAAAGCGTTAGGAAAGACACTAACTGACCGGATGCCAGACTGGAGCATACCTTCTCCCTTCGGGGTGATCGACGTGAAATATACTGCTGCCTACATCATATACGAGTGGTTTAAGCTGCCGATTATCTTGTTCCTGACCACCTACGGTATGACGCTGCTTCGTTTACGCATCAGTACTGCTTGGCTCGAACGAACCATCGGGCGTAACGACCTGATGGGGGCCATTGCTGGAACGTTGATGGGTATGGTGACACCGGTCTGCTCATGCACAGTGACTAACCTGTACGCCGGGCTTGTAGCTGGCGGCGCCAGCCAACGTACTTCATCCGCCTTTTTATTCGCTAGCCCGGCGCTGAACGAGTTTGCTATCATTTTCATGTTTGTGATTGTCGGGTCGGTCGGTGCCTTGATCTATGTGTTGGCCGGAATCATCGCAGCATTGGCAACGGCTTATCTTGCGCCATTCCTAGGTCTCGATCCGTCGCGATTTATCAAAGATCATTTGAACAGACATGCCAGTTGTAGCCATGTAAACGAAAGCCTCCTGATCCGCGCTCATCGCGAGGCGTGGTCACTATTCAAACGGTTGTTCGGTGTTGTGCTATTCAGCGGACTACTAGCAGGAATCCTGGTCAATTTCAACCTCACGCCGGTTGCATACCTGAAGCAGATAGGAGCCGTATGGTGGGGTCCAATAGCGGCTACGTTGTTGGGTTTGCCTCTTGACATCAATGCAGCATCGACAGGACCGATATTAGTAGCCCTTCACCAAGTAGTGCCACTTGGTACATTGATTGCAGCGATGATGGCAACAACAGTCTCATCAATCCCGGAATGGGTAATGCTCAACCGATTGCTCGGTCGTTTCAATGCTATTAAAAGTGCTTTGGTATGCAACGTATGTAATGCTGCTCGGGTTGTTCCTCAATCAGCTATTCGACCTTCGGTAAGACGCTACGAAATAGTGAGGGAAGCGGCGTGA
- a CDS encoding GntR family transcriptional regulator, which translates to MNKLYTTDETSADQVYQQLRRLLIEGYYPPGSRLVEERLAQDLGVSRTPVRQALVRAAAEGLVQIFPNRGAVARSFTVDDLIEIYDLRALLEGHAAYLAAQRITAEQIIRMESAATALERSLTMTFERRQDEVHFLVEQNAIFHQTIAEAAGNQRLITMLNQIVAVPLQFRSFYWYQPEQRQISNFFHRTILNALRLGDGERARAMMREHIFYGRDVLLQSRNAEDSSASAFREE; encoded by the coding sequence ATGAATAAATTGTATACAACAGACGAAACTTCTGCCGATCAGGTGTACCAGCAATTGCGTCGGTTACTGATCGAAGGCTACTATCCACCCGGATCGCGCCTGGTTGAAGAACGACTCGCGCAAGACCTCGGGGTAAGCCGAACACCGGTGCGACAGGCATTAGTACGAGCTGCCGCCGAAGGATTAGTACAGATCTTTCCCAACCGCGGTGCCGTGGCTCGTAGTTTTACCGTTGATGATTTGATCGAGATATATGACCTGCGGGCTTTGCTAGAAGGTCACGCCGCCTATCTGGCCGCTCAGCGCATTACTGCCGAACAGATCATCCGTATGGAGAGCGCTGCAACTGCGCTTGAACGGTCTCTGACGATGACATTCGAGCGCCGACAAGACGAAGTACACTTTTTGGTCGAACAGAATGCCATTTTTCACCAGACAATTGCCGAAGCCGCCGGTAATCAGCGCCTGATCACGATGTTGAACCAGATTGTGGCCGTGCCGTTACAGTTTCGTTCGTTTTACTGGTATCAACCCGAACAACGCCAGATTTCTAACTTTTTTCACCGTACTATTCTCAATGCGCTACGTCTCGGTGATGGTGAACGTGCTCGGGCCATGATGCGTGAACACATCTTTTACGGACGTGATGTCCTGTTACAGAGTCGGAATGCGGAAGATTCGTCAGCGTCCGCATTTCGTGAGGAGTAG
- a CDS encoding CaiB/BaiF CoA-transferase family protein: MSNQRPPRPLDDIRVLELGAFLAGPFCGQLLADFGAEVIKVEPPGKGDPMREWGRHRYKGRTLWWPVLARNKKSITIDLRTPDGQALVKRLVPHVDMVLENFRPGTLEAWGLGWEELHALNPGLIMIRVSGFGQTGPYRDKAGFGSIGEAMGGIRAITGFPDRPPTRIGISIGDSLAATFATIGALVALHQRQRSGQGQVVDIGIYEGVLALMESMIPEYQLTGHIRERTGNILPNVAPSNIYPTADGSWFVIGANADTIFARLAQAMGQPELATDPRFATHQARGEHQAELDDLIAAWTVNYTADQLQAIMDEYGVPASRIYTAKEMLSDPHFLARQSIIGVHDPELGEIKMQNVVPRLSSTPGGIDWTGPALGQHNREIFSELLGLSEDELATLQAKRVI; encoded by the coding sequence GTGTCGAACCAACGTCCACCACGACCGCTCGATGATATTCGCGTGCTCGAATTGGGAGCGTTTCTCGCCGGCCCGTTCTGCGGTCAGTTGCTGGCCGATTTTGGCGCCGAGGTGATTAAGGTCGAACCACCCGGCAAGGGTGATCCGATGCGGGAATGGGGTCGCCATCGTTATAAAGGACGAACGCTCTGGTGGCCGGTATTGGCCCGCAATAAGAAATCGATCACGATCGACTTGCGGACACCCGATGGCCAGGCGCTAGTGAAGCGGCTAGTTCCCCACGTTGATATGGTGCTGGAGAATTTTCGCCCTGGTACACTCGAAGCCTGGGGCCTAGGTTGGGAAGAGTTGCACGCGCTTAACCCTGGCCTGATTATGATCCGGGTCAGCGGCTTCGGACAGACCGGCCCCTATCGCGATAAGGCTGGCTTCGGTTCAATCGGCGAAGCGATGGGCGGTATTCGTGCCATCACCGGTTTTCCCGACCGTCCACCCACCCGGATCGGGATCAGTATCGGTGACTCACTGGCCGCTACCTTCGCCACTATCGGCGCACTGGTTGCGCTCCATCAACGTCAACGGAGCGGCCAGGGCCAGGTGGTTGATATTGGGATATACGAGGGCGTGCTCGCGCTGATGGAGAGCATGATTCCCGAATATCAATTGACCGGTCATATTCGTGAACGCACCGGTAACATCTTGCCAAATGTCGCCCCTTCCAATATTTATCCCACCGCTGATGGAAGCTGGTTCGTGATTGGCGCCAATGCCGATACCATCTTCGCCCGACTCGCCCAGGCAATGGGCCAGCCCGAACTGGCTACCGATCCGCGTTTCGCAACTCATCAAGCCCGGGGTGAGCATCAAGCTGAACTTGATGATCTGATCGCTGCCTGGACGGTGAACTACACCGCCGATCAGTTGCAGGCCATAATGGATGAGTATGGCGTTCCCGCCAGTCGTATCTACACTGCTAAAGAGATGCTGAGTGATCCGCATTTTCTTGCCCGCCAGTCAATCATTGGTGTGCACGATCCCGAATTAGGTGAAATCAAGATGCAAAATGTGGTGCCACGTCTTTCGTCAACCCCTGGCGGAATCGACTGGACTGGTCCAGCCCTTGGGCAACATAACCGCGAGATTTTCAGTGAATTGCTCGGTTTAAGTGAAGATGAACTGGCTACGCTTCAGGCGAAACGGGTTATTTGA
- a CDS encoding hydroxymethylglutaryl-CoA lyase translates to MEAVTIIDVAPRDGLQNEPEVLEPATRVALIERLLAAGVPRIEIGSFVNPRQVPQMAGTDQIAQTLVQRGYNLAARTNNDAFRFTALAPNQRGYELAAAAGLRHVRLVLAASDGLNQANFKRTTAASLAEFSHLALRIRNDGLSFGVAIGAAFGCPFDGYVPVERVLAIAEHAADLGANEIILADTTGMAVPTQVATVCQMVLKRVPDTTITIHLHNTRNTGYANAFAAWQVGIRSFDAALGGIGGCPFAPRAVGNIASEDLVHLFNGLGVPTGIDLPALLSASDWLSSILARPLPALVGKAGPVYPQVAPLISHRL, encoded by the coding sequence ATGGAAGCCGTAACGATTATTGATGTCGCTCCACGTGATGGGTTGCAGAACGAACCAGAGGTGTTAGAGCCTGCAACGCGGGTGGCGTTGATTGAACGCCTGCTTGCTGCCGGTGTTCCACGGATCGAGATTGGTTCGTTTGTAAATCCACGTCAGGTACCGCAAATGGCCGGTACCGACCAAATCGCGCAAACGTTGGTTCAACGCGGTTATAATCTGGCTGCGCGCACCAACAACGATGCGTTTCGCTTTACTGCTCTTGCCCCTAATCAACGTGGGTACGAATTAGCCGCTGCTGCCGGATTACGTCATGTTCGGTTGGTCCTGGCAGCCAGCGATGGCCTTAATCAGGCTAATTTTAAGCGCACCACTGCCGCTTCGCTGGCCGAATTCAGCCACCTAGCCCTTCGTATCCGAAATGATGGGTTATCGTTTGGGGTTGCCATCGGCGCTGCCTTTGGTTGTCCCTTCGACGGTTACGTGCCGGTTGAACGAGTTCTCGCTATTGCCGAACACGCTGCCGATCTAGGAGCGAACGAGATCATCCTGGCCGACACCACCGGTATGGCTGTGCCGACCCAGGTCGCCACTGTATGCCAGATGGTTTTGAAACGGGTTCCAGATACGACCATTACCATTCATCTACACAACACGCGCAATACCGGCTACGCCAATGCCTTCGCTGCCTGGCAGGTCGGTATCCGCTCGTTCGATGCTGCCCTTGGCGGAATCGGTGGCTGCCCCTTCGCCCCGCGGGCAGTTGGCAATATCGCCAGCGAAGACTTGGTTCATCTTTTTAACGGTTTGGGGGTACCGACCGGGATCGATCTACCGGCCTTGCTCTCCGCATCCGACTGGCTTAGCTCAATCCTGGCTCGACCCTTACCGGCCCTGGTTGGCAAGGCCGGGCCGGTGTATCCACAGGTGGCACCGCTTATCAGCCACCGATTATAA
- a CDS encoding hydantoinase/oxoprolinase family protein, with protein sequence MSYRIGVDVGGTFTDLMLFDEESGRYWRHKTPSTPHDPSEAVLNGIAAICQQAGIEPAQVAQIMHGTTVATNVILEGKGARVGLVTTEGFKQILHLARSQTPGPLAGWMIMIKPEPPATLADTREVRERMSARGEVVRPLDEAHAEEVIRELVASGIDSLTISLINSYANPDHERRLKAIAQRIAPHLPVTISYDVLPEFREYERTLTATMNAYVKPKVKTYVHNLDQSLRQQGVRAKLNILRSDAGLMTAETTEENPVYTLLSGPSGGVAGALHIAVRAGYPNILTFDMGGTSTDVSLCMGEPNIARETVLGYFPVKVPSIDVRSVGAGGGSIAHVPSLTRALRVGPQSAGAVPGPACYGKGGTEPTVTDANLVCGYLPPSILGGAMQLDLAAAKAAIQKIADATGLSLMDAAEGILRIVNENMFGALRLVSVQRGFDPRQFALMAFGGAGPLHGNALAELLGCYPVIVPPAPGLLCAMGDLSADYRDEFARTYIRTIDRVDQEEMVSILRELGQEAQTMLTDEAIPLERQEIRYFVDMRYYRQGYEMPIAVNEAEFNQDLIPLLVQRFNELHDRTYGFMLDTNVEIVNLRAVGIGRVTKVELPEAEPGDPDPSSAYSGDHRIYRHGEWMTAKLYDRNKLRPGMQVEGPAIITEVDSTTVVLPGHTATVDRFFNLLINRS encoded by the coding sequence ATGAGTTACCGTATTGGAGTCGATGTCGGCGGCACATTTACCGACTTGATGCTCTTCGATGAGGAGAGCGGGCGCTACTGGCGTCATAAGACCCCCTCCACACCGCACGATCCATCAGAGGCTGTGCTGAACGGTATTGCAGCCATCTGTCAGCAGGCCGGTATCGAACCTGCACAAGTCGCCCAGATCATGCACGGCACCACTGTTGCCACCAATGTCATTCTCGAAGGAAAGGGTGCTCGCGTCGGCCTGGTGACGACCGAAGGCTTTAAGCAGATTTTGCACCTCGCTCGCTCACAAACCCCAGGCCCGCTCGCCGGCTGGATGATTATGATCAAGCCCGAACCACCGGCAACGCTTGCCGATACCCGTGAAGTGCGCGAACGAATGAGTGCTCGCGGTGAGGTGGTGCGTCCGCTCGACGAGGCCCACGCCGAAGAGGTGATCCGCGAATTAGTTGCTTCGGGTATTGATTCGCTGACGATCTCGTTGATTAACTCGTATGCGAATCCCGATCACGAACGCCGTCTGAAAGCGATTGCCCAACGGATCGCCCCTCATCTGCCGGTCACCATCTCTTATGATGTGCTGCCGGAGTTCCGCGAGTATGAGCGCACGCTCACTGCAACGATGAACGCTTATGTCAAGCCGAAGGTCAAAACCTACGTTCACAACCTCGATCAAAGCCTGCGCCAACAGGGTGTGCGGGCGAAGCTCAACATTCTACGCTCAGACGCCGGGCTAATGACGGCTGAAACAACAGAGGAAAATCCGGTCTATACCTTGCTCTCCGGGCCTTCAGGTGGTGTGGCCGGAGCGTTGCACATCGCAGTGCGTGCTGGTTATCCGAACATTCTGACCTTTGATATGGGTGGGACATCGACCGATGTCTCGCTCTGTATGGGTGAACCCAACATTGCCCGCGAGACGGTGCTCGGTTATTTTCCGGTCAAAGTACCCTCGATTGATGTGCGCTCAGTTGGTGCTGGCGGCGGTTCGATTGCCCACGTTCCCTCCCTTACCCGTGCTTTGCGTGTCGGCCCACAAAGTGCTGGCGCTGTTCCAGGCCCGGCTTGTTACGGCAAAGGTGGAACCGAACCAACAGTCACCGATGCCAATCTGGTTTGTGGGTACTTACCGCCGAGTATTCTCGGTGGAGCAATGCAACTCGATCTGGCCGCTGCCAAGGCCGCTATCCAGAAAATCGCCGATGCAACTGGTCTGAGTTTGATGGACGCAGCCGAAGGGATTCTCCGGATTGTCAATGAAAACATGTTCGGTGCTCTCCGTCTGGTGAGCGTTCAACGCGGCTTCGACCCGCGCCAGTTCGCCCTGATGGCTTTCGGTGGCGCCGGACCACTCCACGGCAATGCGTTGGCCGAACTGCTCGGTTGTTATCCGGTTATTGTACCTCCCGCTCCCGGTTTGCTCTGTGCTATGGGTGATCTGAGCGCCGATTATCGCGATGAGTTCGCTCGCACCTACATCCGTACAATTGATCGAGTAGATCAGGAAGAGATGGTAAGCATCTTGCGCGAACTCGGTCAAGAAGCGCAAACTATGCTGACCGATGAAGCAATACCACTGGAGCGTCAGGAGATTCGCTATTTCGTCGATATGCGCTACTACCGGCAAGGTTACGAGATGCCTATCGCCGTTAACGAAGCCGAGTTCAACCAAGACCTCATTCCGCTGCTGGTGCAACGTTTCAACGAATTACACGACCGTACCTACGGCTTTATGCTCGATACGAACGTCGAAATCGTAAACCTGCGAGCCGTCGGTATCGGTCGGGTAACCAAAGTTGAATTACCTGAAGCAGAACCGGGCGATCCCGATCCCAGCAGTGCTTACAGCGGCGATCATCGAATATACCGTCATGGCGAGTGGATGACGGCGAAGCTCTACGACCGGAATAAATTGCGCCCCGGTATGCAGGTTGAAGGACCGGCCATCATCACCGAAGTAGACAGCACAACGGTTGTCTTACCCGGTCATACAGCTACCGTCGATCGCTTCTTCAATCTCCTGATCAACCGTAGTTAA